The Carassius carassius chromosome 28, fCarCar2.1, whole genome shotgun sequence region cgtgaagcacgaccgctctggggctctcgtcgaccttcaggatcacgggtatctgcgcagaaacatcgagaacacgagcaccaggcaaacaatgagtgtgcactttaccttcggctaacgtagcacttacgtgtcggacgatggagtctccgatgatcacagcgtcgcgtcctgtctcgcggaggggagcgaagcggttccggatggagatgtcgaaggcaggagggggagaagtcgtcgcccgggacccggctcgcgtcctccgctgtggatgcacccagggtccgtggtgtcccggcgtcgcagtgaaggacatctgggaagatcgcgtcctgggtgcaccgggcctgtgcagagaaacacacggagtagacgtggtgggactgttagcagatcgctgtatacttaccccggacttgtgagcgtcagcccgggatgattccagcgcggttctccgctctctcagctgggcctgcctcacctccaggtcgcgaatctgctttcccacggcctcgagctcgagctgcacagagtggagacattcatccgccattaaagcaagtaacagtgagtacagcagtggtaatgtgtgtgaatagagtattagcaatgttagcgcagtaagctgcaaccacgccgctgatgctaacgggctaaaagctaatagcggacccgggagatcaaaataaaactagtgatagcaaggcgctctgattgtttttgttgtagaatacaatagaggatatattcacatgttatataaacggaaacgatgatgtataaaattgatttttgagttaaaaatagtcaatgaaaagaatatagtgacggagctcaaacacagtacagccgccaacaacaaacaaacattctctctacttttatctttggtaccttggcattaataataataaggaatagAACTAATCAATTAACTTtttggctcagactgcattgactaAAACAGGTGAACAACTAGGCTAATTCCAATACAGTACCCAAATAATTTTGAGCATGCGCAACTGAAAAAATCACTCCCCAAGATGCCTCATTCTTCTTGAgtcacattaaatattttttcaaaaatgaacaaatcattcaagaACAACCCATCACTAAttgtttttgccatgaaaaaacaacaacaacaacaaaaaaagttacagTTGCCTAACAAAAGCTAGCATTAAAAAGTCAAAGAGTCAAAATGCCTAACTACtgatcaccataatggtgacATCAATCCaaactattattttcaataaaccatcAACATCTAAGCATCTGTTAATCTCATTAAGACCTTTTGTAAATGTATGTCAGAAATAAAATCAGTCTGGTTTATAAATGAAGCTGGTActgcttttatgtatttattttttagcttgacATCAAACAAAGCTTGGGTTTTAACTTTCAATCTACATTTGACCTAAACAATGTCCACATCTTGTGTGATGGGACGCTTTATTAGAACGTTAAAGTAAAATGTTCTAACAACATTTTCAAtaaacattttcagaatgtttCTGGAGAATGTTATCCTTATATTTAACAGAACCTTttgggaactaaaataaaacttgccgCTGAAAACATTTCCAGAACATTTccaagaaaacaaataatttattattgctAGGAATACATAGGATTTAAATGAGTAAACTAATTAGGCAATGTCATATAAACAATGATAGAAAATTATTAGAATAGAATGACATAAATCAGTGTTTTATAATTATAACTAAAACATGATTAAGTATTGGGAAAATGAACTATTTCCCTATGTCTTAATTTTACAATGAGACACAACATCACAGAAATACTGATCACAATGAGAATGTCAATATAGTTTCAAGCACAAATCATTAAACATGATAACCATAATATGAGGTGTGCATACACCACACACTGCTAAATTAAACCCAGATCAATATCACTGCCTGCAGGTGAAGGCTGTGTTAAGACATGAACTTTGCCAACTAAAAGACaaatacaactgaaaaaaaaaatagtgcaaccTTGTCTGTGAATCTATCCAAGAGTACCATATCCCCCGCAAATGTATTTTGTACCAAATTGTTTGCAACAATAGCTTGCAGTTTAATCAGTAAGTTTTAAGCTACAAGAGTTTTTCCCACTGTGCCGCACAACCTGTTTTAAGGATTCTAAGGAGCTGTTTGTGCAAATCAAGCACAGGAGAGAGGTCTCCAGAGACATGTTTTATACTATAAAAAAACAGCATGTACTGGCGACTCTTAGTTCTTCTAAACCACAACAGGTACAGCTGATTCCCTGCACATTTGCACAATGTTTGAAGATGGAGTAATGGTAATTTAAGATATTACCACAGAAGGTATTTCAGGTAATACAATCACATGTTTGTTGTTTAACTGATTTAATAATCCATACAGCACTTTATATTCACATTATGTATCATTTAAAACATTGTGGTTATCTAAAGCTGATAACCAtcaattctgtttatttttaagataCATAAAgatcacattattttttttttttcaattctcaTCCTCAGGTCAATGAATCCATTCTGTGCCtaatggaaaatggaaaatggaaCATATTTTTACTTGATGTTGTTTGAAAATATTGGGTACATAAGATATGCTTTCTTCGGTTTGGGATTTATTCTATATTGTACTATTGTATTCTTTAATGCCCTTATTATTCTTGCAATTTTTCTGGAAAGGACATTGCACCAACCCATGTACATTCTGATTTCATGTTTATCCGTCAACTCTTTGTTCGTGGCAGCTGCTTTTTTCCCAAGGTTACTGACAGACTTGCTGTCTGATACACACTCAGTCTCCCGTGAAGCATGTATCTTACAGGCTTTTGTCATTTATTCATATGCATCAAATGAAAACACAATCTTAATGTTAATGGCATTTGACAGGTATGTAGCAATAAGTAAACCATTGCAATACAACAACATAATGACTCCCAAGattttatctgttttaatatCTATAAGCTTGATTTATCCTATGCTTTGTGTTGGTATTGCTGGTATATTAAATGCCAGACTCACGATATGTGGTAACAAACTGTGGAAGGTGTACTGTCACAACTGGGAAATTGTCAAGCTTTCTTGTGCAAACACTATTGTTAATAATGTTTTTGGCTTTTTCATAGTGACCACAACTGTTATCATGCCTTTAAGTTTTATATTATACTCTTATGTTAAAATTCTTATCATTTGTAGAAAAAGCTCACTAGATTTCAGGAGAAAAGCATATCAAACATGTATTCCACACATAGTGATCCTCTTAAATTTCTCAGTAGCTCTTTTTTGCGAAGTCACCTTGAGTCGGGTTGCATTTTTGGAACTCCCTATAGGGCTATCAATCATTATTTCATTAGAGTTTCTCATTGTACCACCCATCCTGAACCCTCTTGTTTATGGTTTGAACTTTCCTGAAATTCGCAAAAACATTCTATGGTTTATAAAAGCGTGCAAATAGCTGTAACAGATGCTGCATAGAATGTTAATAATGCTCAATGATTATATGATTGTATTGTTTAAATTATGTGATCATgatgtacattacattttatgAACCTGTGAATTTGAGACTTTGCATTTTACTTTAAATGGATTAGACACTTGGTCACCTCTCAGATACCAAATATATCAGATACCGGACATTGCCTGTGAAATTAACAtatgcaaaataatatatatatatatatatatatatatatatatatatatatatatatatatatatatatatatatatatatatatatatatatatatatatatatatatatatgtatgtatgtatgtatataaattgataaatatagtcattaatacacacacacacacacacacacacacacaaatacaggtgcatctcaataaatttgaatatcatgaaaaagttcatttatttcagtaattaaattcaaattgtgaaactcatgtattaaacaAATTCTATGCACAAAACTGAAGTaggctttggttcttttaattgtgatgatttttgctcaAATTAAGCAAAAACTCATCAATTAAATATCTCAAAAtaaaatatggtgacatgccaatcagctaatcatctCAAAACATCTTCAATGGttttctgagccttcaaaatggtctctcagtttggttcactaggctacacaatcatggggaagactgcggatctgacagttgtccagaagataaTCATTGAAACCCTTTAcaaagagggtaagccacaaacattcattgccaaagaagctggctgttcacagagtgctgtatccaagcatgttaacaggaagttgagtggaaggaaaaagcgTGGAAGagaaagatgcacaaccaaccgagagaaccactgctttatgaggattgtcaagcaaaactgattcaagaatttaagtgaacttcacaaggaatggactgaggctggggtcaagatatacagacatgtcaaggaatttggctacagttgtcatattccttgTGTTagtccactcctgaaccacagtcaacatcagaggcatcttacctggcctgttgcccagtggtccaaactccttttttcagatgagagcaagtttttttatatcatttgGAATGCAAGGTCCTAGAATCTGGAGGAAggttggagaagctcatagcccaagttactttaagtccagtgttaagtttcctcAATCTGtgtggcgcagctcggctacctgatcaAGAGAAAGGCCCTCGTCTTTATCCAGATCcttcagcagatcagcctgatatgcttgaagcaccgccatcatgtgcaatgaagccatagcctgacctgctgctgcgtatgccttgccatttaagcgagatgtatcctgaaggggcttagatggcaaggcgGCAGATTTTAGAGAGGATGTCTCTCCCACAGAAATATAGGTAGCCAGCGTcttttctacagggggcatcctctcagattcagatgcacgcttcaaacagaacagtaaGTGAAGACgtagaagagaatgacgtgttttCCTGGCACCTATTTATCAATAGTCGTGCCGGAAG contains the following coding sequences:
- the LOC132108512 gene encoding putative gustatory receptor clone PTE03; translation: MENGTYFYLMLFENIGYIRYAFFGLGFILYCTIVFFNALIILAIFLERTLHQPMYILISCLSVNSLFVAAAFFPRLLTDLLSDTHSVSREACILQAFVIYSYASNENTILMLMAFDRYVAISKPLQYNNIMTPKILSVLISISLIYPMLCVGIAGILNARLTICGNKLWKVYCHNWEIVKLSCANTIVNNVFGFFIVTTTVIMPLSFILYSYVKILIICRKSSLDFRRKAYQTCIPHIVILLNFSVALFCEVTLSRVAFLELPIGLSIIISLEFLIVPPILNPLVYGLNFPEIRKNILWFIKACK